Part of the Tumebacillus sp. BK434 genome is shown below.
TGAGACGGCACCGGTTGTGCAAGATGCGTTGCCCGCTGCCAAGCGAGAGGAGTACCCGCTGACGTATGGGCAGCGGGCGATGTGGTTTTTGCAACGGCTCGATCCGGGCAATGCGGCGTACAACGTGGCGCGGGCGGTGCGGATTCGCAGCGCGGTCAACTTGCAGGCCCTGCAGGACGCATTTAATGAATTGGTGAAACGTCATGCCGTCCTGCGCACGGTGTGCACGCTGGCAGACGGTGTGCCGGTGCAGCGCGTAACAGATGAGAACCGCCCCGTCCTCTCAGTGCAGGACGCAGCGGCGTGGAGTGGCTTGGAACTTGCGGAAGTCGTCAGCGAAGCGGCGAACCGGCCGTTCGACCTGGAACACGGGCCGCTGCTGCGCGCGACCTTGTTCGCCCGTGGGGCGGAGGAAAGCGTGCTGCTGCTGACCCTGCATCACCTCGTCATCGACTTCTGGTCGCTGGAAGTGATGATGGAGGAACTGTGGACGGTGTACGAAGCAGAAGTTCATCGCCTCCCGCACCTTTTGGAGCAGCCAGTTGCAGAGTACGCAGATTATGTGAACTGGCAGCAAAAATTCCTCGGCGGCCCGCGCGGTGAACAACTGCTCTCCTATTGGAAGCAACGGCTGGCCGGAGCAGCTGCGGTGCTGCAACTGCCGACCGATCATCCCCGTCCGGCGATACAGACCTATCGCGGCACCTCGCTGCGCTTTGAGCTGCCGGCAACGCTTAGCGAACGGGTGAAACGGCTGGCGCAGGAGCAGGGCGTGACGCTGTTCACGCTGCTGTTGACCGCCTACCAGGTTCTGCTTCACCGCTACAGCGGGCAGGAGGACATTCTGGTCGGCTCGCCGATGGCGGGGCGGAGCAACGGGCAGTTCGCCAAGACGGTCGGCTATTTCGCCAACCCGGTCGTGCTCCGTGCGCAACTGACCGGGGAGATGCGCTTTGCCGAGCTGCTCTCGCAAGGCAAACGCACGGTGCTGCAGGCGCTCGATCACCAAGCCTACCCGTTTGCTCTGCTCGTGGAACAGCTCCAACCGCCGCGCGACCCGAGCTGCTCGCCCTTGTTCCAAGTGACCTTCGCGCTGCAGAAATCGCATGTCCTCGGCGACGACGGCGTCGCTGCGCTGTCGATCGGCCAGTCCGGCGCAGAAGTGCAGGCGGGCGGTCTATTGCTGGAATCGATGGAGATCCCGCAAGCGTTCGTCCAGTTTGACCTCGCGCTCGCTGTCGCCGAGGTGGAGGGCAAGCTGAGCGGGACGTTCGAATACAACGCCGACCTGTTCGCAGCGTCGACGATCGAGCGCATGGCCGGGCACTTTGAAACGCTGCTCGCCGGCATCGTCCGCGACGCAGATCAAAAAGTCGCCGAGCTGCCGCTGCTCACCGAAGCGGAACGCCGGCAACTGCTCGTCGAATGGAACGCAACGGAGACCGCAGTGAACACGGGGCTCTGCATGCATCAGCTCTTTGAAGCGCAAGCCGCCCTTGCTCCCGACCGGACAGCCGTCGTGTTCGAAGCGGACAGCATCTCGTACGGCGAACTGAACCGCCGCGCCAATCTCGCCGCGCATCATCTGCGCACGAAGGGCGTCGGCCCGGACGTATTGGTCGGGATCTGCATGGAGCGCTCGCTGGAGATGATGATCGGTCTGCTTGCGATCCTGAAAGCAGGCGGTGCGTACGTTCCGCTCGACCCGACCTACCCGCAGGAGCGTCTCGCTTTCCTTTTGACAGACGCGCAAGTCCCCGTGCTGTTGACACAGGAGCGTTTGCTCGATCGCCTGCCCGGGGGTTCGGCCGCGGTTCTCGCGCTCGATGCCTGGCTGCGAACGGCACAGGGGGACGATTCCAATCTGTCTAGCGGCGTCACCTCAGCAAACACCGCCTATGCGATCTACACCTCCGGAACGACCGGTCAGCCCAAAGGCGTGCTGGTCGAGCATCGCAACGCCGTGAACTTTTTTGCCGGAATGGATCAGCGCATCGGCTGCGCGGCGGAGGACACGCTGCTCGCCGTCACGTCGATCTGTTTTGACATCTCTGTGCTCGAGCTGTTCTGGACGCTCGCCCGCGGCGCGAAAGTCGTGCTGCTCTCCGAAGCGGAAGCGGGCGGAGGCTTGGCCCGGGGGCAGAGGCAGCCAGGGAACGGGATGGATTTCTCCCTGTTCTATTTTGCCAACGACGAAGAGAACGCGACGGACGACAAATACCGCCTGCTGCTCGACGGGGCGAAATATGCAGATGCCAACGGGTTCAAAGCGGTCTGGACGCCGGAGCGCCATTTCCATCAGTTTGGCGGGCTGTACCCGAGCCCGGCGGTGATGAGTTCGGCGCTGGCGATGGTGACCGAGCGCGTTGAGCTGCGCGCCGGCAGCGTCGTCTTGCCGCTGCACCACCCGATCCGCGTGGCGGAGGAGTGGTCGGTGATCGACAACCTGTCCAAAGGGCGGGTCTCGCTGTCGTTTGCGTCCGGCTGGCATGCGGATGACTTCGTGTTTGCGCCGGAGAACTACCCGGCGCGTACAGACGTGATGTTCGACAACATCGAGCTGGTCAAAAAACTCTGGCGCGGTGAAACGCACACTTTCACCGGCGGCGCAGGCAACGAGGTGAAGGTGAAAATCCTGCCCCGCCCGGTGCAACCGGAACTGCCGGTCTGGATCACCAGCGGCGGGAACAAGGAGACGTTCATCCGCGCCGGACAGATCGGAGCGAACGTGTTGACGCACCTGCTCGGGCAGACGGTGGCAGAGGTCGCCGAGAAGATTCAGCTCTACCGTGAAGCACGCGCCCAACACGGACACGATCCGCAGTCTGGCCGCGTAGCTTTGATGCTGCATACGTTTGTCGGCGACAACATGGACATGGTGCGCGAGACAGTGCGCGCCCCGTTCACCGCGTATCTGCGCACGTCGGTCGGGCTGATCGAGAATCTCGTGCGCGCGCTGAATCTCGACATCAACTTGAAAGACCTGTCGCCGGAAGACATGGACGGGCTGTTGAACATGGCGTTTGACCGCTATTTTGACACCGGGTCGCTGTTTGGCACGCCAGAGACGTGCCGCGCGACGGTCGACCGCTTGCAGCAGATCGGAGTAGATGAGATCGCCTGCCTGATCGACTTCGGCATCGCACAGGAAGCGGTGCTAAACGGGCTGGAAGCCCTGAACGGCCTGCGCGCCGCCTGCCTGGCGCACGGCGGAGGAGAGCAGACCGGCGACTACTCGATCGCGGCGCAGGCCAAGGCGCACGGGGCGACGATGATGCAGTGCACGCCGTCCCTGATGCGCATCCTGACGGCCGACTCCAGCAATGTGGCGAGCCTGCAAGGCTTGCAGAAGCTGCTGCTCGGCGGAGAAGCGTTGCCGCCTGCGCAGGCAGCCGCGCTGCGGGCGGCCTTGCCGGCCAAGTTGGTCAACCTGTACGGGCCGACGGAAGCGACGGTGTGGGCGACGACCCATGAGGTGCAGGCCGGAGCGCAGACGGTGCCGATCGGCAAGCCGTTTGCCAACATGCAGGCGTACGTGCTGGACGGAGCTCTGCAGCCGGTGCCTGCAGGCTTGCCGGGCGAATTGTTCATCGGCGGCGCGGGCGTGGCGCGGGGCTACCTGCGCCGCGACCAGCTGACGGCGGAGAGCTTCGTGCCGAATCCGTTTGGCCCAGGTCGGCTGTATCGCACCGGCGACCTCGCGACATGGTCGCAAGCAGGCGAGCTGCTTTTCCTCGGCCGGATCGACCATCAGGTCAAAGTGCGCGGCTTCCGCATCGAGCTCGGCGAGATCGAAGCAGCGCTGGAACAGCTGGCCGGGGTGCAGGAAGCGGTCGTCACGGCGCGTGAGGACGCAGCAGGCGAGAAATACATCGCAGCTTATGTCGTCAAAGCGGAGGCAGCAGCGCTGACAGCAAAAGACCTGCAAGACGCGCTTGCCGCACGGCTCCCGGCCTACATGGTGCCTGCTTCATTGATGTTCCTCGACGCGATGCCGCTCACGCCAAACGGCAAAGTTGACCGCAAAGCGCTGCCGAATCCGGTGCAGGAGCGCGCGCAGCTGCAGGCGGTCTACGCGGCGCCGCAGTCGAAGTTGGAGCAAACGCTGTCACAGATCTGGCAGGACGTGCTGCGCATCGACCGCGTTGGCGTGCACGACAACTTTTTTGAACTGGGCGGACACTCGATCCTCGCCGTGCAGGTGCATGGCCAGATCAAGGCACAGCTCGGCGCCGACCTGCCGATCGTCCAGCTCTTCCAGTACCCGACGATCGCGGGGCTGGCCAAATACTTGAATGAAACGGACAGCGGTGAGCAAGACCAGGCTCTCGTCCAAAAAGGGCTCGGGCGCGCCGAAAGCCGCCGCGAGTCGTTGAAACAGCGCAGCGCCGCACGGGCCACTACGCGGACGCGGCGATAATGACACGCTGCCCGTTTCCGCAGGAGACGGCAAAGAAGGATCTGCGTCCATCTGAACCGATGCTGGGGTTGGCACAAGACCCGGAGCAGCGTCTGCCATGACGAGCTTTTCCAGGAGGAGGAAACGATATGGAACACACATTGCAAACATTGCCGTTGGTACAAGTGCCGTCCGATTTGCCGCGAGGAGGCGCACACACCTCAGCCGACTTTACGCTCAAGCTTTCTTCCGCCTTGCAACAGGAACTGAAGACGTTTGCCGAAGCAGCCGGACTGTCCGAACTGCGCATCTTGCTCACGGTGTTTCAAATGCTGATTCACCGCTATACGGGCGAGGAGGAGATCGCCGTTCTCGCCCGCGGCGCTGAGAACGGAGTGACCGCGCTGGCCGGCGGCGTCTCGGCCGGGTCGACGCTTGGGGAAATGTTGCAGGCGGGGCGGTTGCACGAGATGGAACTGTCCACAGAGTCCGCGCCGCCGATGCTGCTCGAGTTCACGGAGGGACAGGTGACGTGGACGTATGACGGCGCCCGCTATTCGCAGGAACTGATCGCGCGTATGGGCGGGCACTTCCTGCAGCTGCTGCAAGGCGCGCTGCAGGAGCCGGAGACGTTTGTGTGCCGCCTGCCGCTCTTGACCGCACAGGAGGAGCGCGAACTGACGGCCGACGAAAGCCCGTTGACCGGCGGGGACGCGGCGCTTTTGCACCTGCAGGTGGAAGCGCAGGCGCAGCGCTTTCCGGACAAGGTCGCGCTGGAGTTCCAAGGCAGCACGATGACGTACCGGGAGCTCAGCGAGCGCAGCAACCGGCTGGCGCACTATCTGCAGACGCTCGGCGTCGGGCCGGATGTGCTGGTCGGACTCTGTCTGGAACGCTCCCTCGACGTTGTCGTGGCGGTGCTCGGGATCTTGAAAGCGGGCGGGGCCTATGTGCCGCTCGACCCGAAACTGCCGCAGGAGCGCATTCGCTTCATGCTGGAAGATGCGGCGGCGAACGTGCTGGTCACGCGAAACAGCCTGCTGGCGCTCTTGCCGGAGACAGACAGCCGGGCGGTTGCGCTTGACGGTGATGCGGAGAAGATCGCCATAATGCCATCGACGCTGCCGGAGCGCGGCGCAGCAGGGCACCATCTGGCCTACTTGATCTACACGTCCGGCTCAACGGGCAAGCCGAAAGCGGTGATGGTCGAGCACCAGAACGTCATCTCGACGCTGGATGCGGCGATCGCGACGTTTGGCTATACACCGGATGATGTGATGCCGTTCATCGCGTCGCTGGCGTTTGACGTGTCCGTGTTTGAAATGTTCAACCCGCTGATCACCGGCGGCAAGACTGTGATCCTGACGCAGGAAGAAGTGCTCGATTTCCCGCGCCTGATCGAGAAGCTGAAAGGCTACACCATCCTGCATACCGTGCCAAGCGTCATGCGCCAGATCTGCGACACGATCCTCGAACAGGGCGAACCGTCCGGCGAGTATCGCTCGATGCGGGTCCTGCTCGTCGGCGGCGATGTGGTGCCGCCCGACCTGTTGGAGCGCATGCATGCCGCGTTTCCCATGGCGAACGTGCATGTGATGTACGGTCCGACGGAAGGGGCGATCATCTGCTCGACCCACCCGGTCCGGCGCGGCGCGAAGCCGGACGGCTACCCGATCGGCACGCGGCTGACCAACGCCTGGCTGCGCATCTATGACGGGCAGAGGAATCTGTTGCCGCTTGGCATGCCGGGTGAGCTGTACATCGGCGGCCACGGCGTAACGCGGGGCTATCGCGGCCGGGACGACCTCACCGCCGATAAATTCGTCGAGTTGGACGGCGTGCGCTGGTACCGCACGGGCGACCTGGTGCGCCGGATGGCCGACGGGACGATCGACTTCCTCGGCCGGATCGACAATCAGGTCAAGATCCGCGGCTTCCGCATCGAGATCGGAGAGATCGAAACGCAGCTCGCCGCACTTGAAGGGATCGCAGAGACGCTGGTCATGGCCCGCGACGATGCGGCCGGAGAGAAGCAACTGGTCGCCTATGTGGTGACCCATTCCGGCGCGCCGATCCCGACGGCGGTGCTGCGCGAACATCTGCAGACGTCCTTGCCATACTATATGGTGCCTTCCGCCT
Proteins encoded:
- a CDS encoding MupA/Atu3671 family FMN-dependent luciferase-like monooxygenase, producing MIDHTLVGLLLRRAGEQPGLAGYTFLTDDGGEERLTYAALDRKARAVAAWLQNIGAAGERALLLYSPGIDYLAAFFGCLYAGVLAVPAYPPRQNGNLERLQAVATDADARFVLTTSGIAAAVEERFHGVTCVVTDVLSEDLAELWLMPDVGRESLAFLQYTSGSTSAPKGVMLSHGNLLHNLSLIEQRFGTTKDSRGVVWLPPYHDMGLIGGILNPLYTGYPMSLMAPVSFIQKPLRWLEAISKTGATVSGGPNFAYELCLQKISEAQRGLLDLSAWQTAFSGAEPVRAETLERFAAFFGSAGFRKEAFFPCYGLAEGTLFVAGGRMEDAPRVRTFAAEELEQNRAVETAAGDGARTLVSSGTVGLTEQDVYVADPETGERCADGAVGEICVQGASVAQGYWQQDDLTQAAFGGGVLRTGDLGFVLNGELFVTGRLKDLIIIRGRNYYPQDVEFAVQESHPAVCNPNGAAFSVDVQGEERLVVVQEIERGHRKGDPTAVIAAIRQQVAAEYQLQVYGVVLLRPASIPKTSSGKVQRHQCKQRFLAGTLEAVASSVLDGGVMDSRFHEAGLPIEGFAEGTGTAGTAGMAGSSKRSVENAVSPVELDREALLGLPSAERYGALVMWLLAETRKAAGGMAVTAEQAFGALGFDSLMAVELKHTLAEKFGVEVELGSLLDGETVAGLAGKVLRQVEAAAETAPVVQDALPAAKREEYPLTYGQRAMWFLQRLDPGNAAYNVARAVRIRSAVNLQALQDAFNELVKRHAVLRTVCTLADGVPVQRVTDENRPVLSVQDAAAWSGLELAEVVSEAANRPFDLEHGPLLRATLFARGAEESVLLLTLHHLVIDFWSLEVMMEELWTVYEAEVHRLPHLLEQPVAEYADYVNWQQKFLGGPRGEQLLSYWKQRLAGAAAVLQLPTDHPRPAIQTYRGTSLRFELPATLSERVKRLAQEQGVTLFTLLLTAYQVLLHRYSGQEDILVGSPMAGRSNGQFAKTVGYFANPVVLRAQLTGEMRFAELLSQGKRTVLQALDHQAYPFALLVEQLQPPRDPSCSPLFQVTFALQKSHVLGDDGVAALSIGQSGAEVQAGGLLLESMEIPQAFVQFDLALAVAEVEGKLSGTFEYNADLFAASTIERMAGHFETLLAGIVRDADQKVAELPLLTEAERRQLLVEWNATETAVNTGLCMHQLFEAQAALAPDRTAVVFEADSISYGELNRRANLAAHHLRTKGVGPDVLVGICMERSLEMMIGLLAILKAGGAYVPLDPTYPQERLAFLLTDAQVPVLLTQERLLDRLPGGSAAVLALDAWLRTAQGDDSNLSSGVTSANTAYAIYTSGTTGQPKGVLVEHRNAVNFFAGMDQRIGCAAEDTLLAVTSICFDISVLELFWTLARGAKVVLLSEAEAGGGLARGQRQPGNGMDFSLFYFANDEENATDDKYRLLLDGAKYADANGFKAVWTPERHFHQFGGLYPSPAVMSSALAMVTERVELRAGSVVLPLHHPIRVAEEWSVIDNLSKGRVSLSFASGWHADDFVFAPENYPARTDVMFDNIELVKKLWRGETHTFTGGAGNEVKVKILPRPVQPELPVWITSGGNKETFIRAGQIGANVLTHLLGQTVAEVAEKIQLYREARAQHGHDPQSGRVALMLHTFVGDNMDMVRETVRAPFTAYLRTSVGLIENLVRALNLDINLKDLSPEDMDGLLNMAFDRYFDTGSLFGTPETCRATVDRLQQIGVDEIACLIDFGIAQEAVLNGLEALNGLRAACLAHGGGEQTGDYSIAAQAKAHGATMMQCTPSLMRILTADSSNVASLQGLQKLLLGGEALPPAQAAALRAALPAKLVNLYGPTEATVWATTHEVQAGAQTVPIGKPFANMQAYVLDGALQPVPAGLPGELFIGGAGVARGYLRRDQLTAESFVPNPFGPGRLYRTGDLATWSQAGELLFLGRIDHQVKVRGFRIELGEIEAALEQLAGVQEAVVTAREDAAGEKYIAAYVVKAEAAALTAKDLQDALAARLPAYMVPASLMFLDAMPLTPNGKVDRKALPNPVQERAQLQAVYAAPQSKLEQTLSQIWQDVLRIDRVGVHDNFFELGGHSILAVQVHGQIKAQLGADLPIVQLFQYPTIAGLAKYLNETDSGEQDQALVQKGLGRAESRRESLKQRSAARATTRTRR